The stretch of DNA CAACCGCCACCGCCGCCGGTTCGCACTGCACAGCCCGTGAACAGTTGCTCCACTTTTTTACCGGCGCAGTTGGGGCAGGTAACCTTATCTTTATCACTGATACTCACCAGCACGGTGAATTTGTGCCCGCACTGGGCACAGCGAAAATCATAGGTAGGCATTTTAAATCCTCCTCCGGCGAAAATACATTACTGTAATGTCGGT from Desulfoscipio gibsoniae DSM 7213 encodes:
- a CDS encoding FmdB family zinc ribbon protein is translated as MPTYDFRCAQCGHKFTVLVSISDKDKVTCPNCAGKKVEQLFTGCAVRTGGGGGCDMPTTGGGFGGG